The Streptomyces lienomycini sequence GACCCGCTCACCGGCGGCGCCGACGGCAAGGGCTGGCCCTTCGGACGGCCGGTGCAGACCGGTGAACTCTTCGCCGTACTCCAGCGCGTCCCCGGCGTCGAACTCGTCGACGAGGTCGTCCTGCACCCCGCCGACCCGCTCACCGGCAAGCGCGGCGACCCCACCGACCGCATCGACCTCGAGGCGCCCGCGCTGGTCTTCTCCTTCGACCACCGGGTCCGCGTGATCGGGGACGGCGCGTGACCGCCCCCACGTACCGGGGTTCCGTCGACGGGCTCGGCTCCTCGCTGCCGATCGGCTCGATGCTCCCGGCCGTCTTCGCCGACGACGAACTCGCCCTGCGCTTCGTCGGCGGACTCGACGACGTCCTGGCACCCATCCTCAGCGTCCTGGACTGCCTGGACACCTACTTCGACCCCGCCCTCACCCCGGCCGACTTCGCCCAGTGGCTCGGCACCTGGGTCGGCGCCGAGACCGACGGCACCGAACCCGAGGCCCGGCTGCGGGCCGCCGTCGCGGCCGCCTCCCGGCTGCACCGCGTACGCGGCACCCGGCAGGGCCTGTCGGAGGCCGTGCTGCTCGCGTTCGGCGTCGCACCGGAGATCACCGAGAGCGGCGGCGCCGAATGGAACGCCCGTCCCCTCGGCCCGTTCCCCGGCAGGCCCCGGCCCCACCTGCACGTCACCCTCCGGCTGCCCGACCCGAATCCGGCCGACACCCATCGTCTGGACGCCCTCGTCGCCGCCGCCCGTCCCGCCCACATGCCCTACACGGTCGAAGTGACCGCCTCCGAAAGGACCCCGGAGAGATGACCACGCAGAACTGCGCCGAGTGCGGAACCCGCGCGGAACCGGGCCAGTCCTTCTGCGACGCGTGCGGCGCCGTACTCCGCTGGGAACAGGCCGGCGCCCGCACCGCGCAGCCCGCGGCCGCCGCGTCGTCCGACCAGAAGCCCGGCTTCGACGCCTTCGGCGGGGCCGGCGTGCCGCCCGCCCGCACCGACCGCCCGGGCACGTCGCCCACCGGGGGCGGCACCGCCGAACCGGCCGCCGCCCCGGGGAGAGCCCCGCGCCGCCGCACCCTCGCCACCCCGCCGACGGCGCGGGCAGCGCCGACGCGGACGGCACCCGGGACACGCCCGGCACCGGCCACGCACCGGCCGCCGCGGGCGCCACCGGCGCGGCCGCTGCGGCCGCGGCGGCCGGTCACGGGCACCCCGGAGCAGCCGCCGCGGCGGCCGG is a genomic window containing:
- a CDS encoding phage tail protein encodes the protein MLPAVFADDELALRFVGGLDDVLAPILSVLDCLDTYFDPALTPADFAQWLGTWVGAETDGTEPEARLRAAVAAASRLHRVRGTRQGLSEAVLLAFGVAPEITESGGAEWNARPLGPFPGRPRPHLHVTLRLPDPNPADTHRLDALVAAARPAHMPYTVEVTASERTPER